A window from Drosophila nasuta strain 15112-1781.00 chromosome 3, ASM2355853v1, whole genome shotgun sequence encodes these proteins:
- the LOC132789230 gene encoding cell adhesion molecule Dscam2 isoform X3, which yields MWISSRLFVICLLLRFDATISEPFETHLRGPGFVMEPPGRVEFSNSSGGWLDCSASGSPQPTIDWVHADGTAVTEIHGVRRVLRNGTLVLMPFAAAAYHQDIHNTIYRCIASNSVGRIVSRDVQVRAVVAQAYKVDVEVLSASRGCTAILRCVVPTFVKELVRVVSWVHEPAIYIYPSLQGDGKFHLLPTGELLIHNLQESDESQSFRCRSMHRLTRQVVVSSPTRLRINSHRGIISPSVVEHTSHVQVSQDEGAVLLCVAQGCPSPEYSWYTQNGAGPLPVLSGPRVRLLGPILAIEAVTGEDSGVYKCTASNVGGEASAELRLTVATPIQVEISPNVLSVHMGGTAEFRCVVTSNGSPVGMQNILWYKDGRQLPSSGRIEDTLVVPRVSRENRGMYQCVVRRPEGDTFQATAELQLGDAPPVLLYSFIEQTLQPGPAVSLKCSAAGNPTPQISWTLDGFPLPSNGRFMIGQYITVHGDVISHVNISHVMVEDGGEYSCIAENRAGRVEHAARLNIYGLPYIRLIPKVTAVSGETLNLKCPVAGYPIEEIHWERGGRELPDDIRQRVQPDGSLTISPVQKHTDSGVYTCWARNKQGHSARRSGEVTVIVPPRLSPFQTSILQLNMGDRASLTCSVVKGDLPLTINWRKDSRPIDPTQHMSVKQVDQYNSILVIDNLGSDHTGNYSCVVRNSAAEVENSQALLVNVPPRWIVEPVDANVERNRHIMLHCQAQGVPTPSIVWKKATGSKSGEYEEVRERPFTKLLGNGSMLLQHVKEDREGFYLCQANNGIGTGIGKVIQLKVNSSPYFSSTSRSVTVKKGDTALLQCAVSGDKPINIVWMRSGKNTLNPSTNYKISVKQDATPDGVSAELQIRTVDATDSGPYFCRATNLYGNDQQLVQLQVQEPPQPPSVLEAAMISSRSVNLKWQPKALSSGDVSKYIVEYREAEATLFIDQWQHIEVKDPPSYNALIENLKPATRYAFRVIAEGNAGRSAPSQELIVRTEPQRPAGPPLSLSARPLSSTELLISWVAPLPELRHGDIQGYNVGYRLASSGNTAYNYTSVSGDGEGGNGELLLSGLSKFARYSIVVQAFNQVGPGPLSEPTAAQTMEDVPSRSPEDVRCAALTSQSLQVSWQPPPIYHTNGLLQGYKLIFEPIIDDIVPNKDEVESRKTTALTTVLTGLRKYTNYSIQVLAHTRMGDGVLSKPLYCHTEEDVPEAPSDIKVVVSSPQSLYVSWLPPTEPNGVITKYSLYTRVVNGREELNNEKRSLPSQQAYYEAKNLHPHMEYQFWVTASTRVGEGKSSRVASQITTNRVPARIISFGGAVVRPWRSTVTLPCTAVGKPKREWFKADVALRQGGLHNSQLLDTGDLIISSLQLADSGNYSCQVDNGIGTDRLTHMLLVQVPPSAPVLYVTSATSSSILMHWKCGFTGNAPITGYTLFYRRATGNTDEMQLSRHASSHELKGLVCGSTYQIHLNAHNKVGSSPASIMLHVRTQGQAPGLPATSSLLAPNSTSVLIRLHTWPDNGCPLMYFVLQYRAVTDDPDKEWILVSNALKPQRRVVISNLQSSTLYQLRMEAHNVAGVSPAEFSFVTLTKDGDPPPPEIVQRGQRGPSVFYGNINLLIPTIAAVSGMICTIALVIICYRHKQSNHIQKESLENRANSEAAQRERYYATIHKVSMQNNDKIPETSEDISPYATFQLSEAGNLSQPHHGGPANTLLHSFMYHERALAEGCSSPPPAASKNRRRHSRKTEPESEESESDQDQLTSSRTESSNQHEGKIKHSIIYHGAQSSTSSDLSPMSEQKSLPRRGRSRAGILRTLHPLQLQAECSAGAAFHHGERDAEHIELAEVECDVDTIKKLKLGQRSSLWSRPNSTTSQLQQEHQQQQQQQQQQQQQQQQRQQQQPPHKRAHSKSPQPQQQQPLQQQRPQQHSPAPGQKLLSEKSDYSISV from the exons ATGTGGATTAGTAGCCGCCTTTTTGtgatttgtttgctgctcAGGTTTG ATGCAACAATTAGCGAACCCTTCGAAACACATTTGCGCGGCCCCGGCTTCGTCATGGAGCCGCCGGGCCGCGTGGAGTTCTCGAACTCATCGGGAGGCTGGCTGGACTGCTCCGCCTCAGGGAGTCCACAGCCAACGATCGATTGGGTGCATGCGGATGGCACGGCGGTCACAGAGATACACGGCGTGAGGCGGGTGCTGCGGAACGGGACGTTGGTGCTGATGCCATTCGCGGCGGCTGCCTATCATCAGGATATACACAATACGATCTATCGTTGCATTGCCAGCAACTCGGTGGGTCGCATTGTGTCGCGGGATGTGCAAGTGCGAGCGG tTGTGGCGCAGGCCTACAAAGTGGATGTGGAGGTATTATCTGCGTCGCGCGGCTGCACCGCCATTTTGCGTTGTGTGGTGCCCACGTTTGTCAAGGAATTGGTACGAGTGGTCTCGTGGGTTCATGAACCCGCTATCTACATCTATCCCTCGCTGCAAGGCG ATGGCAAATTCCATTTGCTGCCAACCGGAGAGCTGCTAATCCATAATCTGCAGGAAAGCGACGAATCGCAATCCTTTCGCTGTCGCAGCATGCATCGTTTGACCCGTCAGGTTGTTGTCAGCTCGCCCACACGATTGCGTATTAATT CGCATCGCGGCATCATTTCGCCAAGCGTTGTCGAGCACACGTCTCATGTGCAGGTGTCGCAGGACGAGGGCGCGGTGCTTCTGTGCGTGGCACAGGGTTGTCCTTCGCCCGAATACAG cTGGTACACTCAGAATGGCGCTGGGCCATTGCCCGTTTTAAGTGGACCACGTGTGCGTCTGCTCGGACCCATATTGGCCATCGAGGCCGTGACCGGCGAGGATTCGGGTGTCTACAAGTGCACGGCAAGCAATGTGGGTGGCGAGGCGAGCGCCGAGTTGCGCCTAACGGTGGCCACGCCCATCCAAGTGGAGATCTCACCGAATGTGCTGAGCGTGCACATGGGGGGCACGGCCGAGTTCCGATGTGTGGTGACCAGCAATGGGAGCCCGGTGGGCATGCAGAATATCCTGTGGTACAAGGACGGCAGGCAGTTGCCCTCATCCGGTCGCATCGAGGATACGCTGGTGGTGCCGCGTGTCAGCCGTGAGAATCGTGGCATGTATCAGTGTGTGGTGCGACGGCCCGAGGGCGATACATTTCAGGCCACCGCCGAGCTGCAACTGGGCG atGCGCCGCCTGTGCTGCTCTATAGCTTCATTGAGCAAACGCTGCAGCCGGGACCAGCTGTGAGCCTCAAATGCTCCGCAGCCGGCAATCCAACGCCGCAAATTTCATGGACATTGGACGGATTTCCGCTGCCATCAAACGGAAG ATTTATGATCGGACAATACATCACGGTGCATGGAGATGTAATTAGTCATGTTAACATAAGCCATGTCATGGTCGAGGATGGTGGAGAGTATTCCTGCATAGCCGAGAATCGTGCGGGTCGAGTGGAGCATGCGGCCCGCTTGAATATTTATG GTCTGCCCTACATACGGCTGATACCAAAGGTGACCGCGGTCTCGGGTGAGACATTGAATCTGAAATGCCCCGTGGCCGGCTATCCCATCGAGGAGATACACTGGGAGCGTGGCGGACGCGAGCTGCCCGATGATATACGTCAGCGTGTGCAGCCGGACGGCTCGTTGACCATCAGTCCGGTGCAGAAGCATACGGATTCCGGTGTCTACACGTGCTGGGCCCGTAACAAACAGGGTCACAGTGCTCGGCGCAGTGGCGAGGTGACGGTCATAg TGCCGCCGCGTCTGAGTCCCTTTCAAACATCGATACTACAACTGAACATGGGCGATCGCGCCTCCCTCACCTGTTCGGTGGTCAAAGGCGACCTCCCGCTGACCATTAACTGGCGCAAAGACAGCCGACCCATCGATCCCACACAACACATGTCGGTGAAGCAGGTGGATCAGTATAATAGCATTCTGGTCATTGACAATCTGGGCAGCGATCACACCGGCAACTATTCGTGTGTGGTGCGAAACTCGGCGGCGGAGGTGGAGAATTCGCAGGCGCTTTTGGTCAATG TGCCACCACGTTGGATTGTGGAGCCCGTCGATGCGAATGTGGAGCGCAATCGTCACATAATGCTGCACTGCCAGGCTCAGGGCGTGCCCACGCCCAGCATAGTGTGGAAGAAGGCAACGG GCAGCAAATCTGGCGAATACGAGGAGGTGCGAGAGCGTCCTTTCACCAAGCTGCTGGGCAATGGCTCGATGCTGCTGCAACACGTGAAGGAGGATCGCGAGGGCTTCTATCTGTGTCAGGCCAACAATGGCATTGGCACGGGCATCGGAAAGGTCATACAGCTGAAAGTGAACT CCTCGCCATACTTCTCATCCACTTCACGCTCGGTCACAGTCAAGAAGGGCGACACAGCGCTGCTGCAGTGCGCCGTCAGCGGCGACAAGCCGATTAACATTGTGTGGATGCGTTCGGGCAAAAACACATTGAATCCATCAACCAATTACAA AATATCTGTGAAGCAGGACGCAACTCCCGACGGCGTTTCAGCCGAGCTGCAAATACGCACCGTGGATGCCACCGACAGTGGTCCGTACTTCTGTCGTGCCACCAATCTCTATGGCAACGATCAGCAGCTGGTGCAGTTGCAAGTACAGGAGCCGCCACAACCTCCAAGTGTGCTCGAGGCAGCCATGATCAGCAGTCGCTCTGTGAATCTCAAGTGGCAACCCAAAGCGCTGAGCTCAGGCGATGTCTCCAAATACATTGTGGAGTATCGCGAGGCAGAAG CCACGCTCTTCATCGATCAGTGGCAGCACATTGAGGTCAAGGATCCGCCTAGTTATAATGCGCTCATTGAGAACCTCAAGCCTGCTACTCGCTATGCCTTTCGAGTGATTGCCGAGGGTAATGCTGGACGCAGTGCGCCTAGCCAGGAGCTGATAGTGCGCACCGAGCCACAGCGTCCAGCTGGACCACCGCTAAGTCTCTCAGCACGTCCGCTTTCCTCGACTGAGTTGCTCATCAGTTGGGTGGCGCCTTTACCCGAGCTGCGCCATGGCGACATCCAAGGCTACAATGTGGGCTACAGACTGGCAAGCTCTGGCAACACGGCGTACAACTACACCTCCGTTTCGGGTGATGGAGAGGGCGGCAATGGCGAGTTGTTGCTGAGCGGACTGTCGAAATTCGCACGCTACAGTATCGTGGTGCAGGCCTTCAACCAAGTGGGTCCCGGACCGCTCTCAgagccaacagcagcacaaaCCATGGAGGATG TTCCAAGTCGCTCGCCGGAGGATGTGCGTTGTGCTGCGTTGACTTCGCAGTCGCTGCAGGTTTCGTGGCAGCCACCTCCAATTTACCACACCAATGGTTTGCTGCAGGGCTACAAGTTGATCTTTGAGCCCATCATCGATGACATTGTGCCCAACAAAGACGAGGTTGAGTCCCGCAAGACCACAGCTTTGACCACAGTGCTCACAGGACTGCGCAAGTACACCAACTACAGCATCCAAGTACTCGCTCACACTCGCATGGGAGATGGCGTGCTGTCTAAGCCTCTTTACTGCCACACCGAGGAGGATGTGCCCGAGGCACCGTCGGACATCAAAGTGGTGGTTAGCTCTCCCCAATCGCTCTATGTCTCCTGGCTGCCACCCACAGAGCCGAATGGCGTCATCACCAAGTACAGTCTATACACGAGAGTGGTGAATGGCCGGGAGGAGCTGAACAATGAGAAACGCAGTCTGCCCTCGCAGCAGGCGTATTACGAGGCCAAGAATCTGCATCCCCACATGGAGTATCAGTTCTGGGTGACGGCCTCGACCCGTGTGGGCGAGGGCAAGAGTTCGAGGGTTGCTTCGCAGATAACCACGAATCGCGTGCCTGCCAGAATCATTTCATTCGGCGGTGCTGTGGTGCGTCCTTGGCGCTCAACTGTCACGCTGCCCTGCACAGCGGTGGGCAAACCCAAACGCGAGTGGTTCAAGGCGGATGTGGCTCTGCGCCAAGGCGGATTGCACAACTCTCAGCTGCTGGATACTGGCGACTTGATCATCTCCAGCTTGCAACTAGCAGACAGTGGGAATTACAGTTGCCAGGTGGACAACGGCATTGGCACCGATCGCCTCACTCACATGCTGCTCGTCCAGGTGCCGCCTTCGGCTCCCGTTTTGTATGTGACCAGCGCCACCTCGAGCAGCATTCTGATGCACTGGAAGTGCGGCTTCACTGGCAATGCACCCATCACGGGTTACACGCTCTTCTATCGTCGTGCCACGGGCAACACGGATGAGATGCAGTTGTCCCGACATGCTTCTAGTCACGAACTGAAAGGTTTGGTCTGTGGCAGCACTTACCAGATCCATTTGAATGCCCACAATAAGGTGGGCAGCTCACCTGCCAGCATTATGCTGCATGTGCGCACTCAGGGTCAGGCTCCAGGATTGCCTGCAACGAGTAGCTTACTGGCTCCGAATTCCACTTCGGTGCTGATTCGACTTCACACCTGGCCGGACAATGGCTGTCCTCTCATGTACTTTGTGCTGCAGTATCGCGCAGTGACCGACGATCCCGACAAGGAGTGGATACTGG TTTCTAATGCCTTGAAACCTCAAAGACGCGTTGTAATTTCGAATCTGCAATCTTCAACGCTTTATCAGCTACGTATGGAGGCACATAATGTGGCGGGAGTGTCGCCAGCAGAGTTTAGCTTTGTGACGCTGACCAAGGATGGAGATCCGCCACCACCGGAGATTGTGCAGCGTGGTCAGCGCGGTCCAAGCGTGTTCTATGGCAACATCAATCTGCTGATACCGACTATAGCAGCTGTCTCTGGGATGATATGCACCATAGCCTTGGTCATAATTTGCTATCGTCACA AACAAAGCAATCACATACAAAAGGAATCACTTGAGAACCGGGCCAACTCAGAGGCAGCGCAGCGTGAACGCTACTATGCCACCATCCACAAGGTTTCCATGCAGAACAATGACAAAATTCCGG AAACCTCTGAGGACATTTCGCCATATGCCACCTTCCAATTGTCGGAGGCGGGCAACTTGTCGCAACCTCATCACGGCGGTCCGGCCAACACGCTGCTGCACTCGTTCATGTACCATGAGAGGGCTCTGGCCGAGGGCTGCTCGTCGCCACCACCAGCTGCG TCCAAGAATCGACGTCGCCACTCACGCAAAACCGAGCCGGAGAGCGAGGAGTCCGAGTCGGATCAGGATCAACTGACTTCCAGCCGGACCGAGTCTTCCAATCAGCACGAGGGCAAAATCAAGCACA GCATCATCTACCATGGAGCACAATCAAGCACATCCTCCGATCTGTCACCAATGTCCGAACAAAAATCATTGCCACGACGCGGTCGCTCCAG AGCTGGCATCCTGCGCACGCTGCatccgctgcagctgcaggcCGAGTGCTCCGCTGGTGCCGCCTTCCACCACGGCGAACGCGATGCCGAGCACATAGAGCTGGCCGAGGTTGAGTGCGATGTGGACACAATCAAAAAGCTGAAGCTGGGACAGCGTTCGTCGCTCTGGTCGCGTCCCAACTCGACCACATCTCAGTTGCAGCAggagcatcaacagcagcagcagcagcaacaacagcagcagcagcaacagcagcaacgtcaacagcagcaaccaccgCATAAGCGAGCACATTCAAAGTCACCGcaaccgcaacagcagcagccattgcaacaacaacgcccaCAACAACATTCCCCAGCTCCAGGCCAGAAATTGCTTAGCGAGAAATCGGATTATTCGATATCAGTGTGA